TGAGGTATTGGCGGGCTGCCGTGAGGTACGCCTCGGCGTACGCGGCCAGGTCGCGCGCGAACAGCGCTTCGACGTCCTCGACGAGCTGCTGCGCGGCCGCGGCCCGCTCCTCGGTCATCCCCTCGGTGAACGTGGCTTCTGCGGCCGCGTCGCGTTCGTCGTCGTACAGGTCGCCCAGACCGAAGTCGTAGAACACATCCTCCGCGTCGAACGGCAGCCGCACCGGCTCGGTGCGGTAGCGCAGCAGCTCGGCGTCGTCGTCGCCGGCGGTGCTGTGGACGATCTGGCGCACGTAGTCGGCTTCCCATGATCCGGGCCGGCCGGCCAACAGCTCCTCAACGCCGCCCAGGTTGGCGGCAACGGCCGTGAGGACGTAGGTGGCGATTTCTCCGAAATCGACGGGCTCGACGGTGGCCTGCTCGGTGCCGGCGCCGCGCACGCGCGTCTGACGCGCCGCCGCGGTGAGTGCGGCGATCGCGTCGGCTACCGGGTTGGGCTCGGCAGGCTCGACCGCCTGCAGTGTGGTGGTCATCGTGTGGTCCTTCCGGATCGATACTCGAGGACGGTCTACAGGTTGGCCGCAGCGGCCCCCTGGGGCAGCTCACGGGCTCCCACGGGCGGGAACGGCTGCCCGTTGTTGTACTTGGCTTCCAGGCGCTCGACCTCGGCCATGACGGCCTTGTGGATGAACTGCGAGAGGTTGCGGCTGCCCTCAGTGGTCATCGTGTAGAGGATCGCGCCGCGCACGCGGTCGGTGTCGGCGGGGTCTTGGTAGAACGACACCTTCGCCCGTGACTTCGGCTCGCGTGGCGCGGGCTTCGTCGCGGCGCGCTCGGCAGCCTGGAGCTGGCGGGTCTGCTCTACCTGGTCGGCGTCCTCGTGCTGTTCTTGCGTCCACCGGGTGGCGTCGACGGCAGTCGGCGCGGCCGCGGGTGGCGGCGTGATGGGGCTCGATCCGGCGAGGCTGGATTTGCGTGGTGCTGGTCGGTTCATGATGCGGCTCCTTCGATCGCAGTCAGGTGGTCGGCGTAGATGGCTCCGAGTTCTGTCGCTTCGGAGCCGCCCCACTCGTCGAGGCCGCGTGCGGCCTCGGCCGCGTCGGAGATGACGACGCGCTTGGGGACGACGGGTGAGAGCATCCGCAGCCCTCGGGCCGTGATGGCTTGTCCCAGCTCGTCCAGCCATGTGCGGCCGCTGACGGTCTTTTCCTCGTGCTTGTTGACGATGACGCCCGCGACGCTCAGTCCGGGGTTGTAGTAGGCCCTGACGTTCTCGATCGTGTCGAGGAGCTGGCCGAGCCCGTTGGCGCTGAACAGCTTGGATTCGGTGACAACCACAACGGCATCGGCGGCCGTCAGGCCGTTGATGGTGAGCTGGTCGAGGCTGGGTGCGCAGTCGATCAGGATCAGGTCGTAGTCGTCGACGACGCTGGCCAGGGCCTCGCGCAGGCGGCCTTCTCGGCC
This window of the Leifsonia shinshuensis genome carries:
- a CDS encoding ParB family protein, which encodes MNRPAPRKSSLAGSSPITPPPAAAPTAVDATRWTQEQHEDADQVEQTRQLQAAERAATKPAPREPKSRAKVSFYQDPADTDRVRGAILYTMTTEGSRNLSQFIHKAVMAEVERLEAKYNNGQPFPPVGARELPQGAAAANL
- a CDS encoding ParA family protein; the encoded protein is MTARIFALCNQKGGVGKSTTTFHLARAAVRAGRRVLAVDNDPQGNLTTIAAAEDVGEDQAGLADALSSRAPETIRDVIVPGVWPGLDVVPTSGVTLGYVRDELVIAGAGREGRLREALASVVDDYDLILIDCAPSLDQLTINGLTAADAVVVVTESKLFSANGLGQLLDTIENVRAYYNPGLSVAGVIVNKHEEKTVSGRTWLDELGQAITARGLRMLSPVVPKRVVISDAAEAARGLDEWGGSEATELGAIYADHLTAIEGAAS